Within Deltaproteobacteria bacterium, the genomic segment GATGTTTTCGATTTCGGCCGGATAGACGTTCAGACCGCCGCTGATGAACATGTCCTTTTTGCGGCCCCGGATATAGATATAGCCCTCCTCATCATATTCGGCCAGATCCCCGGTGTGCATCCAGCCTCCGGCAAAGACCTCGCAGGTGGCTTCAGGCTTGTTCCAATAGCCTTTCATGGTGGCCGGGCTCCGGATGACGATCTCTCCCTTCTCGCCCGGGGGAAGGCGGTTCATAGCTTCATCAACGATCAGCACTTCGCAATTGGTCACCGGCTTTCCGGCTGAGCCGATCTTTCGGACGGCATCCTCCTTTTTCATGTAGGTGGCGATAGAAGGGCCTTCGGACAGGCCGTAACCCTGGAGCAGGGCGGTTTGGGGAATCAACCGGTGAAAGGCCTCGATCACCGTCACCGGGACCGGTTCGGCCCCGGTCAGGACGCTCTCCAGACTTTTCAGACCATATTTTGACAGTCCGGGGTAATCGATCAATTGCTTGACGATGGTGGGGACGAGAAGCACCCGGGTGACCCTCTCCCGTTCGATCAGGTCCAACAGACTGCCGATCTCCAGCCCGCCGCTGGGCATGACGATCACCGTACCGCCCATCCAAAGGGTGGCCAGAGTGAAATCATGGAACCCGGCGACCCAGCACAGTCCGGGCACACAGAGATAATTTTCCCGGGGCGTGACCTCAAAATCGCCCACCTGGTGGAAGGAGTTCCAGGCCACCGTCCCCTGGGTGTGCATGGCCCCCTTGGGAAAACCGGTGGTGCCGGAAGTGTATTGCAACAGGAAGAGGTCTTCCGAAAGAACCTCTTCGAAAACCGGAGAGGCCTTAGCCTGATTAACCAGGACCGAATAGGAAAGGATAGAAGGGGAGGGTGCCGGCCCGCCGATGCAGATGATATCCCTGAGTCCGGGGGTGCCGCCTTTGCCAGTATCCACCAGGTTCAATAGATCTTCTCCCACCAGGAGCACGGAAGCCCCGGAATCGTTGAGGATGAACTCCACTTCTTTGGACTTGAGCAAAAAATTCACCGGTACCAGGACCGCCCCCAGGCCGGCCAGGGCGAAAAATATGTCGAACCACTCGGTGCAGTTCCGGAGGAGTACGGCCACCCGGTTGCCTTTACGGACCCCCAGGGACCGCAATCCATTGGCCAATTGATAAGCCCGGTCTCTCAATTGTCCATAGGTGACCCTCTCGTCTTTGAATATGACGGCTTCCTTGTTCGGGGTGATATGACAGCCTTGATCCAGCCTTCTCAAAAAGTATCCGAAGTCCATTTTTGGTTTCCTTCCTGGTCTTTGCAGCAACTTTTACACCGGTTGAGATTATCTGCCTGAGTATGGGGTAGTGTAGAATGTTCAAAAGAACAGAGTCAAGTAAAAAAGGAGGTAAGATGTCGCATTCAGGGCCTTGCAAATAAATAAACAACTCTGTATTATCAGCCCATACGAATCAAGGAGGTTTGCATGATGGAAAAACAGCCTGATCAGTGCCGGGAAATGGGTGTCCGGGAAAAAATGCCGGAAGCGGAAACCGGTCTTGAAATTAAAAAGTCCATTTGTGCTGTTTGTTTCGCCCACTGTGGGGTCAATGCCTAT encodes:
- a CDS encoding AMP-binding protein, whose product is MDFGYFLRRLDQGCHITPNKEAVIFKDERVTYGQLRDRAYQLANGLRSLGVRKGNRVAVLLRNCTEWFDIFFALAGLGAVLVPVNFLLKSKEVEFILNDSGASVLLVGEDLLNLVDTGKGGTPGLRDIICIGGPAPSPSILSYSVLVNQAKASPVFEEVLSEDLFLLQYTSGTTGFPKGAMHTQGTVAWNSFHQVGDFEVTPRENYLCVPGLCWVAGFHDFTLATLWMGGTVIVMPSGGLEIGSLLDLIERERVTRVLLVPTIVKQLIDYPGLSKYGLKSLESVLTGAEPVPVTVIEAFHRLIPQTALLQGYGLSEGPSIATYMKKEDAVRKIGSAGKPVTNCEVLIVDEAMNRLPPGEKGEIVIRSPATMKGYWNKPEATCEVFAGGWMHTGDLAEYDEEGYIYIRGRKKDMFISGGLNVYPAEIENIILKDPSVAEVAVIGVSDQRWGEVGWAVIVCKEGQFVDTGDVKSLCTAELAAYKVPKDYIIRCEPLPRTASGKVKKFALKEEVEKK